From Nonlabens sp. Ci31, the proteins below share one genomic window:
- a CDS encoding class I SAM-dependent methyltransferase has protein sequence MIKMTTLLLLLCLSSMAIAQNTSSEDVYTYKKGDPNGTGKWYMGREIAYVMGYEGMDWLDRPEREKEENTAKLLNNMNIQPGDTVADIGAGSGYHVFKIAPSVKKGFVYAVDIQEEMLAVMDYRIDINKIDNVDVVKGSEKSVNLAEKSVDKVLMVDVYHEFSYPVEMIASIKKALRANGRVYLIEYRAEDASVPIKEVHKMSEKQAVKEFKAAGFKLESNISNLPWQHCMVFMKASSKSH, from the coding sequence ATGATTAAAATGACAACATTACTGCTACTGCTATGCCTTTCCAGTATGGCAATAGCTCAAAACACAAGCTCTGAAGATGTTTATACGTATAAAAAAGGAGATCCTAATGGCACTGGTAAGTGGTATATGGGAAGAGAAATAGCTTATGTGATGGGTTATGAGGGAATGGACTGGCTAGATCGCCCAGAACGCGAAAAGGAGGAGAACACTGCCAAACTGTTAAATAATATGAACATCCAACCAGGGGATACCGTTGCAGATATTGGCGCAGGATCGGGTTATCATGTTTTTAAAATAGCTCCATCAGTAAAAAAAGGATTTGTTTATGCCGTGGATATTCAAGAGGAAATGTTAGCAGTAATGGATTATCGTATTGATATTAATAAGATTGATAATGTGGACGTTGTAAAAGGAAGCGAAAAGAGCGTCAACTTAGCTGAAAAATCGGTAGATAAAGTACTGATGGTAGATGTATACCATGAGTTCAGCTATCCAGTAGAAATGATAGCATCTATAAAAAAAGCATTGCGAGCTAATGGGAGAGTTTATTTAATAGAGTATCGAGCTGAAGATGCCAGTGTACCCATTAAGGAAGTTCATAAAATGAGCGAAAAACAAGCTGTTAAGGAATTTAAGGCGGCAGGTTTTAAATTAGAAAGTAACATAAGTAATCTTCCATGGCAACATTGTATGGTGTTTATGAAAGCATCATCTAAAAGCCATTAG
- the cysM gene encoding cysteine synthase CysM → MSHTLIDQIGNTPLVKSMVLNTNPNVTLYFKMEGNNPGGSVKDRAAYNMIKSALDRGEIDSTSNLIEATSGNTGIALAMIAGIFKLDIELVMPSSATKERVQTMKAYGAKVTLHPDGIEGARDYTTAKVENEGYYTFNQFANEDNWKAHYKSTGPEIWRDTHGEVTHFVSSMGTTGTIMGTSSFLKEKNNNIQIVGVQPTDGSSIPGIRKWPIEYLPKIFDAKKVDRVLEVSQKESIAMTRRLAKEEGILAGMSSGGATTAALRLANELKSGVIVSIICDRGDRYLSSDLFE, encoded by the coding sequence ATGAGTCATACATTAATTGATCAAATAGGAAATACACCTCTGGTAAAATCGATGGTGCTCAATACAAATCCTAATGTGACTTTGTATTTTAAAATGGAAGGAAACAACCCAGGAGGAAGCGTTAAAGACAGGGCTGCTTATAACATGATTAAAAGTGCTTTAGATAGAGGGGAAATAGATAGCACATCAAATCTTATAGAAGCAACTAGTGGGAATACAGGCATTGCACTTGCCATGATTGCTGGGATATTTAAACTAGATATAGAACTCGTTATGCCTTCTTCGGCTACTAAGGAGCGTGTTCAAACTATGAAGGCCTATGGAGCCAAAGTCACTTTGCACCCAGATGGTATAGAAGGAGCTCGAGATTATACCACTGCAAAAGTAGAAAACGAGGGGTACTATACATTTAATCAATTTGCAAATGAGGACAATTGGAAAGCTCATTACAAATCCACAGGACCCGAAATATGGAGAGATACCCATGGTGAAGTGACGCACTTCGTTTCTTCTATGGGAACTACCGGAACTATTATGGGAACTTCTAGCTTTTTAAAAGAAAAGAACAACAACATTCAGATAGTGGGCGTACAACCTACAGATGGCTCGAGCATACCGGGTATACGAAAATGGCCTATTGAATATTTACCTAAAATATTTGATGCTAAAAAAGTAGACAGGGTTTTAGAGGTCAGCCAAAAGGAATCTATCGCGATGACTAGAAGATTGGCAAAGGAAGAAGGCATACTCGCAGGAATGAGTAGTGGTGGAGCTACAACAGCAGCACTGAGACTGGCAAACGAATTGAAAAGTGGCGTTATAGTCAGTATTATATGTGACCGTGGTGATCGTTATTTATCATCAGACCTATTTGAATAG
- a CDS encoding sterol desaturase family protein encodes MKENPLTMEMLLDQLVGLEIIQVAAIPMILLVLLEWLLTIIQKKDYYNGLDTLSATCIGLVNVGISALLKIGIFGIFLFFYNAVPWSIPRVWWAYIFCIISIDFCRYWSHRLTHVNRFWWATHVTHHNSEKYNWSVSFRLGWTQHIKIIFFIPIVLMGFDPVLFFICHQIEVLYQFWIHTEYIRKLPAPIEYIFVTPSHHRVHHSRNEKYLDKNFGSTFIIWDRIFGTFQAEEEQPIYGITKPINSYNPITLNFHEWKDITLDVIKSRSLKEAYAMMFTSPSKLEMVKSEFNSIYSQENEPATKTDVDFNKINAFENSK; translated from the coding sequence ATGAAAGAAAATCCTTTAACTATGGAAATGTTATTAGACCAACTTGTAGGCCTAGAAATCATCCAAGTTGCAGCAATCCCTATGATTTTACTTGTTTTATTAGAATGGCTCCTTACCATTATTCAAAAAAAAGATTATTATAACGGCCTAGATACCTTATCAGCCACCTGTATTGGCCTAGTAAATGTTGGTATTTCTGCTTTATTAAAAATAGGGATCTTTGGAATTTTTCTATTCTTTTATAACGCAGTTCCTTGGAGTATTCCAAGAGTATGGTGGGCTTACATTTTTTGTATTATTTCTATTGATTTTTGTAGGTACTGGTCACATAGATTAACTCATGTTAATCGTTTCTGGTGGGCAACTCATGTAACACATCACAATTCTGAAAAATACAACTGGTCGGTATCTTTTCGATTAGGTTGGACACAACATATTAAAATTATTTTTTTCATTCCTATAGTTTTGATGGGGTTTGACCCTGTACTTTTTTTTATATGCCACCAAATTGAGGTACTCTATCAATTTTGGATTCACACGGAGTATATTAGAAAATTACCTGCACCTATTGAATATATTTTTGTTACACCATCTCATCACCGAGTTCATCATTCGAGAAACGAGAAATATCTGGATAAGAACTTTGGATCGACTTTTATCATTTGGGATAGAATATTTGGAACCTTTCAAGCCGAAGAGGAACAACCTATATATGGCATTACGAAACCAATTAACTCCTATAACCCCATTACTTTAAATTTTCACGAATGGAAAGACATTACATTAGATGTCATAAAAAGTCGCTCCTTAAAAGAAGCTTATGCCATGATGTTTACGAGTCCTTCTAAATTGGAAATGGTGAAATCCGAGTTTAATTCTATTTATTCTCAGGAAAATGAACCAGCAACTAAGACTGATGTTGATTTTAACAAGATCAATGCTTTTGAAAATAGTAAATAG
- a CDS encoding cation diffusion facilitator family transporter, whose amino-acid sequence MNNEQTAIRTTYFSIIGNIALALIKGCAGFFGNSYALIADAIESTTDIFASFLVLLGFKYAKRPADENHPYGHGKIEPLITFAVVAFLVVSATIIAYESIQNIQTPHKTPKSWTLIVLGLIIIWKEVSFQIVIKKSKQTNSSSLKADAWHHRSDAITSVMAFIGISIAIFFGKGYETADDWAALFASGFILYNSYLILRPALGEVMDEQLYGDLINDIRIKSIEVEGVLGTEKCFIRKAGMKFHVDLHAIINGEISVKQGHDISHHLKDHLRKELPNLGHVLIHIEPDK is encoded by the coding sequence ATGAATAACGAACAAACTGCAATACGAACGACTTACTTCAGTATTATCGGGAACATTGCTTTAGCTCTTATAAAAGGATGTGCTGGTTTCTTTGGAAACTCCTATGCTCTTATCGCAGATGCTATTGAATCAACAACAGATATTTTCGCTTCATTTTTAGTTTTATTAGGTTTTAAATATGCCAAGAGGCCTGCAGACGAAAATCATCCCTATGGACACGGTAAAATTGAACCATTAATCACGTTTGCTGTAGTCGCTTTTCTTGTAGTCTCAGCTACCATAATCGCATATGAGAGCATTCAAAACATTCAGACTCCCCATAAAACTCCTAAATCTTGGACTTTAATTGTTTTAGGTTTGATCATCATCTGGAAAGAAGTCTCTTTTCAAATCGTCATAAAGAAAAGTAAACAAACGAATAGTTCTTCTCTTAAAGCAGATGCTTGGCATCATAGAAGTGACGCAATAACATCTGTAATGGCTTTTATTGGAATTTCAATAGCTATCTTTTTTGGAAAAGGTTATGAAACTGCTGATGATTGGGCGGCCCTATTTGCATCTGGATTTATTTTATATAATAGCTATTTGATTTTAAGACCTGCTTTAGGCGAGGTTATGGATGAACAACTCTACGGTGATCTCATAAATGATATTAGGATCAAATCGATAGAAGTAGAAGGTGTTTTAGGTACTGAGAAATGTTTTATACGCAAAGCTGGGATGAAATTTCACGTGGATTTACACGCCATAATAAACGGAGAAATTTCTGTAAAGCAAGGGCATGACATCTCACATCATCTAAAAGATCATTTAAGAAAGGAATTACCCAATTTAGGACATGTACTCATACATATCGAACCAGACAAATAA
- a CDS encoding GNAT family N-acetyltransferase, whose protein sequence is MIKKLQNTDIEVSQKIHSVFQASYAVEAQLLKAFNFPPLKRPLENYRESKTDFFGFIKKEELAGVIEINPKDDHTRIASLVIDPHFFRQGIAGQLIEFVFNAYDSNLFIVETGLDNGPAVGLYKKFGFIEVTQWDTDFGIRKIRLERR, encoded by the coding sequence ATGATCAAGAAGCTTCAAAATACTGATATAGAAGTATCCCAAAAAATCCATTCTGTTTTTCAAGCGTCCTATGCGGTAGAGGCCCAATTATTAAAGGCTTTTAATTTTCCGCCTTTAAAGAGACCTCTAGAAAATTATAGAGAAAGTAAAACAGATTTTTTTGGATTTATTAAGAAAGAAGAATTAGCAGGAGTCATTGAAATAAATCCTAAGGATGATCACACCCGTATTGCTAGTCTGGTTATAGATCCACATTTTTTTAGACAGGGTATTGCAGGACAGTTAATAGAATTTGTTTTCAATGCTTATGACTCCAATTTATTTATTGTTGAAACTGGTCTGGATAATGGACCGGCCGTTGGGCTCTATAAAAAATTCGGTTTTATAGAAGTTACACAATGGGACACGGATTTTGGTATACGAAAAATACGTTTGGAACGCAGGTGA
- the epsC gene encoding serine O-acetyltransferase EpsC, with translation MNHSTLIQAIKKQKQEIRVSVLLKQESQRFTQLLFNALFDYGTDAENTLMELEALFLKIRNIACPEIEGKPCKKWEDFTQSIPDLFDSLKKDATAIYNNDPAAASIEEVYLAYPGFFAIAIYRMAREFFKLGLPLIPRLMTEYAHQLTGIDIHPGAQIGNSFFIDHGTGVVIGETSEIHDNVKIYQGVTLGALKIKKQLKNIKRHPTIEKNVVIYANASILGGDTVIGENSIIGGNTWLTASVPKNSTVLHTPEVQIFTKAQL, from the coding sequence ATGAATCACTCCACATTGATACAAGCTATCAAAAAGCAAAAGCAGGAAATTAGGGTTTCTGTCCTGTTAAAGCAGGAATCACAACGGTTTACTCAATTGCTTTTTAATGCTTTGTTTGATTATGGGACAGATGCAGAAAACACACTTATGGAACTCGAGGCTTTATTTCTTAAAATAAGAAATATAGCTTGTCCAGAAATCGAAGGAAAACCTTGTAAGAAATGGGAAGACTTTACGCAAAGCATACCAGATTTATTTGACAGTTTAAAAAAAGATGCAACAGCTATATATAACAATGATCCAGCGGCTGCATCTATTGAAGAGGTATATCTAGCCTATCCAGGTTTTTTTGCTATTGCCATCTATAGAATGGCTAGGGAGTTTTTTAAATTAGGCTTGCCTCTTATACCGCGTCTAATGACAGAATATGCCCACCAGCTCACAGGAATCGATATTCACCCGGGTGCCCAAATTGGGAATTCTTTTTTTATTGATCATGGAACAGGAGTAGTGATTGGAGAAACCTCAGAGATTCACGATAATGTCAAAATTTATCAAGGTGTGACTTTAGGGGCACTTAAGATTAAAAAACAACTTAAAAATATAAAGCGACATCCTACTATTGAAAAAAATGTTGTCATTTATGCCAATGCTTCTATTTTAGGAGGAGACACCGTAATAGGAGAGAACAGTATTATAGGAGGAAATACTTGGTTGACGGCATCTGTCCCAAAAAATTCTACTGTATTGCATACTCCAGAAGTACAAATATTTACAAAAGCACAGTTATAA
- a CDS encoding FUSC family protein translates to MKKKLKQLELFLKSSRFDRGLRIGIGITLPFAVLYFLGYFEYAPAVVVGAFLNAPGDIPGSFKRKVNAILISIGLTMVITTLILFSKPFLPLLLLVIAIITFAVSLISVYGFRASLVSFSGLLSMVIAFAIQKETAQEIFVHVALMGIGGIWYLVVSFIFQKLAPVKDQNQLLSDTLLLTGKYLKLRAKLLTRKNKRNARFKETFVLQNQINEKHETLRETLLTARKRSGRSRYEEKQLLILLSTINIFELIEAKYLDYERIDGIFGAHKEFLKASKKLNKIMGNHLIRLSEILIQNDKVPDKEILINALSKASKSITNYINTVKLPEAREGALVLKNLYDYQEQLLQEIKTIRRVMANVKEASKVSLKREDSSQFLTLQEYRLNVLVQNLSLDSTMFRHSLRLSIAILFAYSLGFVFDIQNTYWILLTIIVIMRPSYGLTKERSKDRIIGTLIGAAIAVGIVLLTQNVVVYAILAIVSLIFAFALLQQNYKSAAALITISIVFVYSFINPDAFEVIQYRVIDTVIGSTIAVVANYVLLPSWEVNNLKQVLLNALKMNKNYLLATQELYQDPSKNKLSYNVARKEAFLAISNLNAAFQRLTQDPKSKQRQFQLIYEIVTLNQTMVSAIASIGNFISNHTTTPASIEFHILMKKIANTLEMSFDSLDHTQLHKKVAEETAEDAQEKLLDKYQQLSNLRDENINQGHLELDTETLHALQEAYLIANHMAWLKSLSENLKKATEHYRASIVDDQETFY, encoded by the coding sequence TTGAAAAAAAAACTAAAACAACTAGAATTATTTCTAAAAAGCTCCAGGTTTGACCGTGGACTTCGGATTGGAATCGGAATTACGCTGCCCTTTGCGGTGTTGTATTTTTTAGGGTATTTTGAGTATGCTCCAGCTGTAGTCGTTGGTGCTTTTTTAAATGCCCCTGGTGATATTCCGGGAAGTTTTAAGCGTAAGGTCAATGCCATTTTAATCAGTATTGGATTAACGATGGTGATAACCACTTTAATACTGTTTTCAAAGCCTTTCCTGCCATTACTCTTGCTAGTAATTGCGATCATTACGTTTGCGGTGTCCCTCATTTCCGTTTATGGTTTTAGAGCGTCTTTAGTGTCCTTTTCTGGCTTGTTGTCTATGGTCATCGCATTTGCTATCCAAAAGGAAACAGCACAAGAGATTTTTGTTCATGTTGCTTTAATGGGAATTGGTGGTATCTGGTATTTGGTCGTATCCTTTATTTTTCAAAAATTGGCACCTGTAAAGGATCAGAATCAGTTGTTGTCAGATACGCTTCTTCTCACTGGTAAGTACCTGAAATTAAGAGCAAAATTATTGACGCGAAAAAACAAACGTAATGCGCGCTTTAAAGAAACTTTTGTCCTTCAAAATCAAATCAACGAAAAGCATGAAACGCTTCGAGAAACACTGCTTACGGCACGTAAACGTTCTGGACGTTCTCGTTATGAAGAAAAACAACTATTGATCTTACTCTCCACTATTAATATCTTCGAATTGATAGAGGCAAAATATTTAGATTATGAAAGGATCGATGGTATTTTTGGTGCGCATAAAGAATTTCTAAAAGCCTCCAAAAAGCTCAATAAAATTATGGGCAATCATCTTATACGCTTGTCTGAAATATTGATTCAAAATGATAAAGTACCCGATAAAGAAATTCTAATAAATGCCTTATCAAAAGCATCTAAATCAATTACCAATTATATCAATACCGTCAAGCTACCTGAAGCACGTGAAGGTGCTTTGGTGTTAAAAAATCTATACGATTATCAAGAACAGTTACTTCAAGAAATCAAGACTATAAGACGAGTAATGGCAAATGTCAAAGAGGCGTCTAAGGTTTCTTTAAAACGAGAAGATTCGAGTCAGTTTTTAACACTTCAAGAATACAGGCTCAACGTCCTTGTTCAAAATCTCAGTTTGGACTCCACCATGTTTAGACATTCCTTACGTCTTAGCATCGCGATTTTATTTGCTTATTCGTTAGGCTTTGTATTTGATATACAGAATACCTACTGGATCTTACTGACGATAATTGTTATCATGCGACCTAGCTATGGGTTAACAAAAGAGCGTTCAAAAGATCGCATCATCGGCACACTAATAGGTGCTGCTATTGCAGTTGGTATTGTACTGCTTACTCAAAATGTAGTGGTCTACGCTATACTGGCAATTGTCTCATTGATATTTGCATTTGCATTGCTTCAACAAAATTATAAGTCGGCTGCTGCATTGATCACCATCAGTATTGTTTTTGTGTATTCCTTTATCAATCCTGATGCTTTTGAAGTGATTCAATATCGTGTTATCGATACCGTTATAGGATCGACTATTGCTGTTGTTGCTAATTATGTGCTGTTACCTAGTTGGGAGGTAAATAATCTAAAACAGGTGCTTCTCAATGCCTTAAAGATGAATAAAAATTATCTTTTAGCAACACAAGAGCTGTATCAAGATCCTTCTAAAAATAAGCTCTCCTATAATGTCGCAAGGAAAGAAGCATTTCTTGCCATCAGTAATTTAAATGCTGCCTTTCAACGGTTGACTCAGGATCCTAAATCCAAACAAAGACAGTTTCAACTCATTTATGAAATTGTAACACTTAACCAGACCATGGTTTCGGCCATCGCCTCTATAGGTAATTTTATCAGCAATCATACCACTACCCCTGCTTCTATAGAGTTTCATATACTCATGAAAAAAATTGCGAATACCCTAGAAATGTCATTCGATAGTTTAGACCATACCCAACTCCATAAAAAAGTCGCTGAAGAAACTGCAGAAGATGCTCAGGAAAAATTGTTAGATAAATACCAGCAATTATCAAATTTGAGAGATGAAAATATCAATCAAGGCCATTTGGAGTTAGATACAGAAACACTTCATGCGCTTCAGGAAGCCTATTTGATTGCCAATCATATGGCCTGGTTAAAATCTCTTTCCGAAAATCTGAAAAAGGCTACAGAACATTACCGCGCTTCTATCGTAGATGACCAAGAGACGTTTTATTAA
- a CDS encoding vanadium-dependent haloperoxidase yields MKSALVLFLTILIIVGCKQEKKTSERLTELSEPKGVKNLAYKWGEMALTAQARDTERFKPRPTVTSRYLGLVFISIFDAWTRFDEKAIPVYLNGVERKPLNEPTLKNKEIAISYAAFRALSEYYYSDKELFAEFMVELGLDPNNNSLDPNTPEGVGNLAAIAVIDARKGDGSNQNGEEEGSNGTPYFDYTGYAPVNSPDENIDPDRWQPKYFSDGKGGTYAPGCLTPFWDKVQPIGLKSADQFRPGPPPKIGSPQMKIEVQEVIDLQKNLTDYQKALVEFMRDGPESVQQAGHWLKFAQDVSRRDAHTLDQDVKMYFYNQIVAMDAFIANWDSKMFYDSARPYALVHEYYKGQEIKAWGGEGKGMIEMDGSKWQPYSPPIFLCPPFPSYTSGHSTISGGCAEALKIWTGSEEFGSEAVMVAGALTEPDHLGEAITLKFPTFTEAAEMAGISRVLGGYHIQSDNIAGLELGRKVAREDWKFYKKHIGEEL; encoded by the coding sequence ATGAAAAGTGCCCTCGTACTTTTTTTAACTATCCTAATTATTGTTGGCTGTAAACAAGAAAAAAAAACTTCTGAACGTTTAACAGAACTATCAGAACCTAAAGGAGTTAAAAACCTAGCCTATAAATGGGGAGAGATGGCTTTAACAGCCCAAGCAAGGGATACGGAAAGATTTAAACCAAGACCCACTGTCACTTCTAGATACTTAGGATTGGTATTTATTTCCATCTTTGACGCGTGGACCAGGTTTGATGAAAAAGCAATTCCTGTATACCTCAACGGAGTCGAAAGAAAGCCACTGAATGAACCCACGTTAAAAAATAAAGAAATTGCCATTAGCTACGCGGCTTTTAGAGCCTTGAGTGAGTATTATTATTCGGACAAAGAATTGTTTGCAGAGTTTATGGTAGAACTTGGATTAGATCCCAACAATAATTCTTTAGATCCCAATACTCCTGAAGGTGTTGGAAATTTAGCTGCTATAGCCGTTATTGATGCTAGAAAAGGAGATGGGTCCAATCAAAATGGAGAAGAAGAGGGGTCAAATGGAACACCTTATTTTGACTATACCGGTTATGCTCCTGTGAATTCCCCAGATGAAAATATCGATCCCGATAGATGGCAACCTAAGTATTTTTCAGACGGTAAAGGAGGAACTTATGCGCCAGGCTGTTTGACTCCTTTTTGGGATAAAGTCCAGCCTATTGGTTTAAAATCGGCCGATCAATTCCGTCCAGGACCGCCACCAAAAATAGGCTCTCCACAAATGAAAATAGAGGTTCAAGAAGTTATTGATTTACAAAAAAACCTGACGGACTACCAAAAAGCCTTGGTAGAATTCATGCGAGATGGGCCCGAATCTGTTCAACAAGCTGGACATTGGTTAAAGTTTGCGCAAGATGTTTCCCGAAGAGATGCCCACACACTAGACCAAGATGTAAAGATGTATTTCTATAACCAGATAGTAGCAATGGATGCTTTTATCGCCAATTGGGATTCTAAAATGTTCTATGACTCTGCCAGACCTTATGCATTGGTTCACGAATATTATAAGGGACAAGAAATTAAAGCTTGGGGAGGAGAAGGGAAAGGAATGATAGAAATGGACGGCTCAAAATGGCAACCCTATTCACCACCAATATTTTTATGCCCTCCATTTCCAAGCTATACCTCAGGTCATAGCACCATAAGTGGTGGTTGTGCTGAAGCATTAAAAATCTGGACTGGTAGTGAAGAATTTGGTTCTGAAGCAGTAATGGTTGCAGGTGCTTTGACAGAGCCTGATCATCTAGGAGAAGCGATTACTTTGAAGTTCCCAACATTTACAGAAGCTGCCGAAATGGCTGGAATTTCAAGAGTCTTAGGAGGATATCACATACAGTCAGATAATATTGCAGGCCTGGAATTGGGCAGAAAAGTAGCAAGAGAAGACTGGAAGTTTTACAAAAAACATATAGGAGAAGAATTATAA
- a CDS encoding peptidylprolyl isomerase: protein MKSFLQFSFFTLLILFFCTCKQPAEPLNLQGNERKKIEIVTNYGSMIIELYNETPLHRDNMINLASNKAFDSLLFHRVINEFMIQGGDPDSRKAQPNDTLGNGDAPYLIDAEFHSELFHKKGVLAAARDDNHAKASSAMQFYIVQGKKFNDSLLKIVEKRIDKNRARDYFRNDNRKNTLIDSIQYASDNEHMEHYNQLMDSVLRLAYQEENFKSYVIPDYQRKIYKSIGGTPHLDQNYTVFGELIKGMNVLDSIARVPTNTLDRPLNDVRIQTIKLLN from the coding sequence ATGAAATCCTTCTTACAATTTTCCTTCTTCACTCTACTTATTCTTTTCTTTTGTACATGCAAGCAGCCCGCAGAACCATTAAATCTTCAAGGAAATGAACGCAAAAAGATCGAAATAGTAACAAATTACGGGTCTATGATTATCGAACTCTATAATGAAACACCACTGCATCGAGATAACATGATTAATCTTGCAAGTAATAAAGCATTTGACAGTTTGCTATTTCATAGGGTTATAAATGAGTTCATGATTCAAGGAGGAGACCCAGATAGTAGAAAGGCACAACCTAATGACACGCTTGGAAATGGAGATGCTCCATACCTAATAGATGCAGAATTCCACAGTGAATTATTTCACAAAAAAGGAGTTTTAGCTGCTGCTAGAGATGATAATCATGCAAAGGCATCCAGCGCTATGCAATTCTATATCGTACAAGGGAAAAAATTTAACGATAGCCTGTTGAAGATAGTTGAAAAGCGCATTGATAAAAATAGGGCTAGAGATTATTTTAGGAATGATAATAGAAAAAATACTTTAATAGATTCCATACAATATGCAAGTGACAATGAGCACATGGAACATTATAATCAATTAATGGATAGCGTATTAAGGCTGGCCTACCAAGAAGAAAACTTTAAATCTTATGTTATTCCTGACTATCAACGCAAGATCTATAAATCGATTGGAGGTACACCGCATTTAGACCAAAATTATACGGTTTTTGGTGAATTAATAAAAGGGATGAATGTATTAGACTCCATAGCGAGAGTTCCTACAAATACTTTAGACAGGCCTTTGAATGATGTCAGGATACAAACCATAAAGTTGTTGAATTAA